A single genomic interval of Vicugna pacos chromosome 34, VicPac4, whole genome shotgun sequence harbors:
- the KLRG1 gene encoding killer cell lectin-like receptor subfamily G member 1 isoform X3, which produces MTDSVTYSILALSTAPQAQNDCRPQQTASSRSPLSRYVAVALGLLSVILVSLLLFQGIMCQGFKFSTCASCPSCPDLWVRYGDHCYYFSVEKKDWNSSLEFCLAKDAHLLMLTDNQQQMLNRVTLTAFPKLVCFLLRPLGSSQHWRGWSTPERLDSSHSSSSQISSLRTFTGLV; this is translated from the exons ATGACTGACAGTGTTACTTATTCCATATTGGCACTTTCTACTGCACCCCAAGCCCAGAATGACTGCAGACCACAGCAAACAG CTTCTTCCAGATCCCCTCTCTCTCGCTATGTGGCGGTAGCTCTGGGGCTTCTGAGTGTCATTCTAGTGAGTCTGCTGCTCTTCCAGGGGATTATGTGCCAGG GTTTCAAATTCTCCACTTGTGCCAGCTGCCCTAGCTGCCCAGATCTCTGGGTGAGGTATGGTGACCACTGTTACTACTTCTCCGTGGAGAAGAAGGACTGGAATTCTAGTCTGGAATTCTGCTTAGCCAAAGATGCACATCTCCTTATGCTCACAGACAACCAGCAGCAAATG CTGAACAGAGTTACACTGACTGCATTTCCAAAACTGGTTTGTTTTCTTCTGCGGCCCCTTGGCTCCAGTCAGCACTGGAGAGGGTGGAGTACCCCTGAGAGGCTGGACAGCAGCCACAG
- the M6PR gene encoding cation-dependent mannose-6-phosphate receptor — MRPFCCSWRTGPLLLLLLVGAVRDSWQTEEKTCDLVGEKGKESENELALLKRLKPLYNKSFESTVGQGSDTYVYMFRVCREAGNHSSGAGLVQISKSSGKETVVGRLNETHIFNGSNWIMLIYKGGDEYDNHCGKEQRRAVVMISCNRRTLADNFNPVSEERGKVQDCFYLFEMDSSLACSPEVSHLSVGSILLVTFASLVAVYIIGGFLYQRLVVGAKGMEQFPHLAFWQDLGNLVADGCDFVCRSKPRNVPAAYRGVGDDQLGEESEERDDHLLPM, encoded by the exons ATGCGCCCCTTCTGCTGCTCCTGGAGGACCGGACcactcctgctcctgctgctggtCGGGGCGGTGAGGGACTCCTGGCAGACGGAAGAAAAAACATGCGACCTGGTGGGAGAAAAGGGTAAAGAGTCAGAGAACGAACTGGCTCTGCTGAAGAGGCTGAAGCCGCTGTATAACAAAAG CTTTGAGAGCACCGTGGGCCAGGGCTCAGACACGTACGTCTACATGTTCAGGGTGTGCCGAGAAGCTGGCAACCACAGCTCCGGGGCAGGCCTGGTGCAGATCAGCAAGAGCAGCGGGAAGGAGACAGTCGTAGGGAGACTCAACGAGACTCACATCTTCAATGGAA GTAATTGGATCATGCTGATCTATAAAGGGGGTGATGAATATGACAATCACTGTGGCAAGGAGCAGCGCCGGGCAGTGGTGATGATCTCCTGCAATCGACGCACCCTGGCG GACAATTTTAACCCTGTGTCTGAGGAGCGAGGCAAAGTCCAAGACTGTTTCTACCTCTTTGAGATGGATAGCAGCCTGGCCTGCTCCCCGGAGGTCTCCCACCTCAGCGTGGGCTCCATCTTACTTGTCAC GTTTGCATCACTGGTCGCTGTTTATATCATTGGGGGGTTCCTGTACCAGCGACTGGTGGTGGGAGCCAAAGGAATGGAGCAGTTTCCTCACTTAGCCTTCTGGCAGGATCTTGGCAACCTGGTAGCA gACGGCTGTGACTTTGTGTGCCGATCTAAACCTCGGAATGTGCCTGCTGCGTACCGCGGTGTGGGGGATGACCAGCTGGGGGAGGAGTCAGAAGAAAGGGATGACCATTTATTACCGATGTGA